The Skermanella rosea sequence GGTCATGTCCGCGAAGCCGGCGCCGGCGCAGACGTCCCGGCCGACCGACAGCATCTCGACCGCCGAGGCCAGGGCGGCGACGAACTCCGATTCGTCCTGGGTCCGGGGCATGGCGGGAAGGCGCTCGATCATCTCCTCCACGTTGGGGATCAGCCTGTCGCGGACCGCCGCCTCGAGGTCTTCGCCCAGCCGTTCGGCGGCGGCGGTCCCGTTGCGGCCCATGGGCTGGGCGCGCAGCACGGCGAGCCGTTCGGCGGCCGGACGGAGGCCCCGGGCCAGCGCCGCGGGGTCCAGGTCGCGGGCCGCCTCCTCGGCGGTCTCCAGCCCGATGTCCTGGCGGGCGTCGTCGGCGGTGCAGCGCACGATGTCGGACAGGATGCGGGCGACCTCCTTGGACCGGTGGCGGCCGAGCGCGGTGGCGAGATCGGGGAAGGCGCCGCGGGATACCGGGGAACGCGCCAGGGAGAGCAGCATGACATGCATGGCGAGCGCGTCGCCGCCGGCGGCGCGCAGGAACTCCGACACCGCCGGGTCGATGCGGCCCCGGGCGAGGTCCTGGCGGATGCGCCAGAGATCGAAGCGCAGGCCGAGCGCCAGATCCATCTCCGGAACGATGTCCCAGATGTCGGGATGGATGCGCTTGCCCACGTTGGCGATGGCGGGGTTTCCCACCGCCGCGGCGCGCATCGCCGACAGGGTCCCGCGGCCCGCCTCGAACAGGGGATGATCGAGCGCGTCGCGGTCCGGCCGGAGCGGCAGCGGGAACTCGTCGGTCGGGCCGCGCAGCAGGCCGGGGATGGTCGCGGGCCTGGTCAGCAGCCGCCAGAACGGCATCAGGATGCGGCGGGGAATCAGCCCGGCCGGCCGCACCCGGGGGTTCCGGTCGGTCAGGAGATCCTCGAACGGCAGGCAGAACAGCCGCATGGGCGTGAGCACCTTGGGCGGCCGGGTCGCCCGCAGGCGGGGACGAAGCGCGTCCTCCAGCGCCGCGCGGGCGGGGGACGGCGGCAGCTCGGCCGAATAGCGGTGGATCCGCTCGATGGTCCTGGCCGGCAGGGTCGCGATCTCCTCCGCCGTCGGCAGCACCATTCCGGGACCCGCATCGGCGGAACCGGCGGCCGTCTTCAGGTCAGAGGACGGGGCCTGCATCGGACCCGAACCTTCCCGTCCCGTGCGCGGATCGGCGCGGCGTTCCCTTCGCCCGGTTTCCGATCATTCTCCAGCCCGCTCCCCGGCAATTCATTAGAAATCTTAGCGTGCATACTCTTATGTTCAGGTTAAGGGAAATGCCGGCTTTCGCCCTCAGCTCCAGCTTTCCACGACGCCCTGGCGCCGGCCGCGCAGCCGGGGCGGCGCCACCGGCTCCAGCGGCTTCGGCGTCCAGACCGGAGTCGGCGTCGCCTTGCCGAACAGCCATCCCTGGCCCAGGATGACGCCGATGGCGCGGAGGAATTCGCTCTGCCCGGCGGTCTCCACCATCTCGCCGACGGTCTCGATCTCCAGGTCGGCGCACAGCCGGACGAGCCCGCGCAGCAGGGTGTCGTCGCGCCGCGAGCCGCCGATCCGCTTGATGTAGGAGCCGTCGATCTTGACCCCGTTGATGGTCAGCGCCTGGAGATACTGGAACGAGGCGGCGCCGGCCCCGAAATCGTCGAGATAGACGGCGAAACCGCGCCGCCTGACCTCCTGGATCACCCGCTCGGCCCGGGCGAGGTCCCGCAGCCGGGCACTCTCCGTGATCTCCAGCGAGAGCCGGCCGGCAAGGTCCCGGTTCTCGTCCAGAAGCGCCAGCAGCAGCCGGATGAACACCGCGTTCTCCAGCGACTGGCCGGAAAGGTTGACCGCCAGGCGAAGCGGCGCGGCCCCCGGCTCCCGGTCCCTGGCCCGCATCGCCGAGACCGACCGGGTGCAGACGGCGAAATCGAACTTCTCGATGACGCCGATCTCCTCGGCGAACTGGACGTTCTCGAACGGGCTGGTGCCGTCGGTGAAGCGGGCCAGGACCTCGAAATGGTGCAGCGCCCCGGTGGCGAAGGCGACGATCGGCTGGAAGGACAGGTCGAACTTCTCCTCCCGCACGACCGTCGCGAAGTCGTTCATCCGCTGGATCGCGGTATCGACCATCTGCTCGAACGCCTGGGTCACCGATCCGGGCAGCGCGGCGGACGAGCCCAGGGAGGAGAACCGGTTCACCGCGAAGCGGACCGCCTGGAGCAGTTCGTCCCGCCCCAGCCCGCCGCCGAGCGCCATGTCATGGGTGC is a genomic window containing:
- a CDS encoding sensor domain-containing phosphodiesterase — protein: MTSQLQRFISFAFAAADLLIEVGPRGEIRFALGAALTLTDRRDDELIGRNWLDLFDPADRRSVRDLAAALGPQGRSGPLEVRMAAAGPSPGTGQGPARRASLSACRLAGPQESLSCVLTALPAAGDPGADLADIDDFVEAARRAGGEGANMTLVEAPGLVGLAQSDPAMCSTLVQRISALLQDSAVDGNAAARLGEARFGVTHRGGETILRKGLADITAEGARNGIDLGFSTHDMALGGGLGRDELLQAVRFAVNRFSSLGSSAALPGSVTQAFEQMVDTAIQRMNDFATVVREEKFDLSFQPIVAFATGALHHFEVLARFTDGTSPFENVQFAEEIGVIEKFDFAVCTRSVSAMRARDREPGAAPLRLAVNLSGQSLENAVFIRLLLALLDENRDLAGRLSLEITESARLRDLARAERVIQEVRRRGFAVYLDDFGAGAASFQYLQALTINGVKIDGSYIKRIGGSRRDDTLLRGLVRLCADLEIETVGEMVETAGQSEFLRAIGVILGQGWLFGKATPTPVWTPKPLEPVAPPRLRGRRQGVVESWS